In Paraburkholderia flava, one genomic interval encodes:
- a CDS encoding zinc-finger domain-containing protein, which yields MSEIKEMPLVELTAKDLPAYCPNPSMPRWSTHPRVFIDVTHGEARCPYCGTRYKLRDGEVVKGH from the coding sequence ATGAGCGAAATCAAGGAAATGCCGCTGGTCGAACTGACGGCAAAAGACCTCCCGGCATACTGCCCGAACCCGTCGATGCCGCGCTGGAGCACGCACCCGCGCGTCTTCATCGACGTGACGCACGGCGAAGCGCGCTGCCCGTATTGCGGCACGCGCTACAAGCTGCGCGACGGCGAAGTAGTCAAGGGCCACTGA
- a CDS encoding M48 family metalloprotease, producing the protein MRRSRFVAVCLSVALAAPPGAFAQRGPSPAQAASDASVDKDKGPPLDIGPLNAYVVPITPPSIADGVFGTYGGAESRFAGKPGAMVSLRAPLVNQQLPDLGDGSGGSLTPQAERKLGERLMRDVRRDPDYLDDWLVRDYLNSVATKLATAASAQYIGGYRPDFDLFAVRDPQINAFSMPGGFIGVNTGLIVTTQTESELASVLGHEMGHVLQRHIARMIVAGERSSYAALAGLLFGVLAGVVARSGDLGSAIALGGQAYAVDSQLRFSRSAEHEADRIGFQLLAGAGYDPYGMPSFFERLDRASMGDAGVPPYARTHPLTGERIADMEDRARRAPYRQPRQAPEYGFVRARVRVLQQRSRSDYADELSRMRSEIEDRTALNVAANWYGIAFAQMLLERYDDASASLATARQRFDEMQASEGDATRSSPSLDLLAVDIARRSGHDDDALRLAELAQKRWPQSNAAIDMHLQTLLTAKRFAPAQVLATKETRLDPQQPAWWRYLAQASVGSGDALVQHRALAEAFALEGAWPSAIRQLKEARDIKTVGYYDLSTIDARLHDFEARYKEEREDEKDNS; encoded by the coding sequence CGCGTTTGCGCAGCGTGGCCCATCGCCGGCTCAAGCCGCGAGCGATGCATCGGTCGACAAAGACAAAGGCCCGCCGCTCGACATCGGTCCGCTGAACGCATACGTCGTGCCCATCACGCCGCCGTCGATTGCCGATGGCGTCTTCGGCACCTACGGCGGCGCCGAGAGCCGCTTCGCCGGCAAGCCCGGCGCGATGGTCAGTTTGCGCGCGCCGCTCGTCAACCAGCAACTGCCCGATCTCGGCGACGGCTCCGGCGGTTCGCTCACGCCGCAGGCGGAGCGCAAACTCGGCGAGCGTCTGATGCGCGACGTACGCCGCGACCCCGACTATCTCGACGACTGGCTCGTACGCGACTACCTGAACTCGGTCGCCACGAAGCTCGCGACTGCCGCGAGCGCGCAGTACATCGGCGGCTATCGTCCGGACTTCGATCTGTTCGCCGTGCGCGATCCGCAGATCAATGCGTTCTCGATGCCCGGTGGTTTCATCGGCGTGAACACGGGGCTGATCGTCACGACGCAGACGGAATCGGAACTCGCGTCGGTGCTCGGTCACGAGATGGGGCACGTGCTGCAGCGACACATCGCGCGGATGATCGTCGCCGGTGAGCGCAGCAGTTACGCGGCGCTCGCGGGGCTGCTGTTCGGCGTGCTCGCGGGGGTGGTCGCGCGCAGCGGCGATCTGGGCAGCGCGATCGCGCTGGGCGGCCAGGCGTATGCGGTCGACAGTCAGTTGCGCTTCTCGCGTTCCGCCGAACACGAGGCCGACCGGATCGGCTTCCAGTTGCTCGCCGGCGCGGGCTACGATCCGTACGGGATGCCGTCGTTCTTCGAGCGGCTCGATCGCGCGTCGATGGGCGACGCGGGCGTGCCGCCGTATGCGCGCACGCACCCGCTCACCGGCGAGCGCATCGCCGACATGGAGGATCGCGCCCGCCGCGCGCCGTACCGGCAGCCGCGGCAGGCGCCCGAATACGGCTTCGTCCGTGCGCGCGTGCGCGTGTTGCAGCAGCGTTCGCGCAGCGACTACGCGGACGAGCTGTCGCGGATGCGTTCGGAAATCGAGGACCGCACCGCGCTGAACGTCGCGGCGAACTGGTACGGCATCGCGTTTGCGCAGATGCTGCTCGAACGCTACGACGATGCAAGCGCGTCGCTTGCCACCGCGCGTCAGCGCTTCGACGAGATGCAGGCAAGCGAGGGCGACGCGACGCGCAGTTCGCCGAGTCTCGATCTGCTCGCCGTCGACATCGCGCGCCGCTCGGGTCATGACGACGACGCGCTGCGTCTCGCCGAGCTCGCGCAGAAGCGCTGGCCGCAATCGAACGCGGCAATCGACATGCATCTGCAGACGCTGCTCACCGCAAAGCGCTTCGCGCCGGCGCAGGTGCTCGCGACTAAGGAGACCCGTCTCGATCCGCAGCAGCCCGCATGGTGGCGTTATCTCGCGCAGGCGAGCGTCGGCAGCGGCGATGCACTGGTGCAGCATCGCGCGCTCGCAGAGGCGTTCGCGCTGGAAGGCGCGTGGCCGTCGGCGATCCGGCAGTTGAAGGAGGCACGCGACATCAAGACGGTCGGCTACTACGACCTGTCGACGATCGATGCGCGGCTGCACGACTTCGAGGCGCGCTACAAGGAAGAGCGCGAGGACGAGAAGGACAACAGCTAA
- a CDS encoding nuclear transport factor 2 family protein: MPRFAHIFEAAADTLNAYYQAVAEVNIDSLMGLWIDEEFVSCICADGSHLHGLDSIRAGLAVQLEASRVSIEPLDIRVYDSLGTVVYAIAEAHRPADPTATPAMVFTTYVMVHERGEWRIAHIHASAMPNEAASQFAAKMRHGQGPLH; this comes from the coding sequence ATGCCACGTTTCGCCCACATCTTCGAAGCCGCCGCCGACACCCTGAACGCCTATTACCAGGCGGTCGCGGAGGTCAACATCGACAGCTTGATGGGCCTGTGGATCGACGAGGAATTCGTCAGCTGCATCTGCGCGGACGGCTCGCATCTGCATGGGCTCGACAGCATTCGCGCGGGGCTGGCGGTGCAACTCGAAGCGTCGCGGGTATCGATCGAACCGCTCGACATCCGCGTGTACGACAGCCTCGGCACCGTCGTCTACGCGATTGCGGAAGCGCATCGCCCGGCCGATCCGACCGCGACGCCGGCGATGGTCTTCACCACTTACGTGATGGTTCACGAGCGCGGCGAATGGCGCATCGCGCACATCCACGCGAGCGCGATGCCGAACGAAGCGGCGAGCCAGTTCGCCGCAAAAATGCGCCACGGCCAGGGGCCGCTGCACTGA
- a CDS encoding YheT family hydrolase → MSTTHDHPPSSDPHDSRTAADASVNQLDRLYRTPLWLPGGHAQTIVPALFGRTPPVVYRRERWDTPDGDFIELDWAAPGPHHPHEPAADAPLFVLFHGLEGSSASHYARLLMYGAQARGWHGVVPHFRSCSGPLNLLPRFYHLADSNEVDWVLRRLRERHAGPIVAAGVSLGGNVLLHWLGERREDTSFVAAAAAISAPLDVHAGGSMLMQGFGMVYTRSFLKTLKQKSLLKLDQYPGLFDRDTMLASRTMYDFDNVVTAPLHGFRNADDYWTCATVRPLLGEIVTPTLVLNARNDPFLPDTALPAAHQVSSTVELDQPAHGGHVGFMTGPFPGRTDWLSRRVFGYLAPFADHG, encoded by the coding sequence ATGAGCACGACGCACGATCACCCGCCTTCTTCCGATCCACACGACAGCCGCACGGCTGCCGATGCATCGGTCAATCAGCTCGATCGCCTGTATCGCACGCCGCTGTGGTTACCCGGCGGCCATGCGCAGACCATCGTGCCCGCGCTGTTCGGGCGCACGCCGCCCGTCGTCTATCGACGCGAACGCTGGGATACACCCGACGGCGACTTCATCGAACTCGACTGGGCCGCGCCCGGTCCGCATCATCCGCACGAACCCGCCGCGGATGCGCCGCTCTTCGTGCTGTTCCACGGTCTCGAAGGCAGCAGCGCATCGCACTACGCGCGTTTGCTGATGTACGGTGCACAGGCGCGCGGGTGGCACGGCGTCGTCCCGCATTTTCGTAGCTGCAGCGGCCCGCTCAATCTGCTGCCGCGCTTCTACCATCTCGCGGACAGCAACGAAGTCGACTGGGTGCTGCGCCGGCTGCGCGAACGTCATGCCGGGCCGATCGTGGCCGCCGGCGTATCGCTCGGCGGTAACGTGCTGCTGCACTGGCTCGGCGAGCGGCGCGAGGATACGTCGTTCGTCGCGGCAGCGGCCGCGATCTCCGCGCCGCTCGACGTGCATGCGGGCGGCAGCATGCTGATGCAGGGCTTCGGGATGGTCTACACGCGCAGCTTCCTGAAGACGCTGAAGCAGAAGTCGCTGCTGAAACTCGATCAATATCCGGGGTTGTTCGATCGCGACACGATGCTCGCGAGCCGCACGATGTACGACTTCGACAACGTCGTCACCGCGCCGCTGCACGGCTTTCGCAACGCCGACGACTACTGGACCTGCGCGACCGTGCGTCCGCTGCTCGGCGAGATCGTCACGCCGACGCTCGTGCTGAACGCGCGCAACGATCCGTTCCTGCCCGATACCGCGCTGCCTGCGGCGCATCAGGTGTCGTCGACGGTTGAGCTCGATCAGCCTGCACACGGTGGTCACGTCGGCTTCATGACGGGACCGTTTCCCGGACGCACCGACTGGCTGTCGCGTCGCGTGTTCGGCTACCTCGCACCGTTCGCCGATCATGGATGA
- the waaF gene encoding lipopolysaccharide heptosyltransferase II, with product MRRALVIAPNWIGDALMAQPLFARLVKLHPRIAIDAVAPSWVAPVLERMPEIRDVYATDLAHGKLQLWRRWQLASDLRDVGYDAAYVLPNSLKSALIPWMAGIPLRIGYSGENRFGLLNVRHANPRKDERPPMVGHYAALAYAPGAKVPADLPVPRLDADLNEAARVSARFNLDTRVPLLVFCPGAEYGPAKRWPPEHFAALAQMVGQSFPYTQIVALGSPKDAPVAQAIADRAPNVRNLCGQTALGEACALIARANAVVCNDSGLMHVAAALRRPLVAVYGSTDPRHTPPLSDLAKVQWLHLECSPCFQRECPLGHLNCLRQLGAEQVFGDLRGMLVAQR from the coding sequence ATGCGCCGTGCGCTGGTTATCGCACCGAACTGGATCGGCGACGCCTTGATGGCGCAGCCGCTGTTCGCGCGCCTCGTGAAACTGCATCCGCGTATTGCGATCGATGCGGTCGCGCCCTCGTGGGTCGCGCCCGTGCTCGAACGCATGCCCGAGATCCGCGACGTCTATGCGACCGATCTCGCCCACGGCAAGCTGCAGCTGTGGCGCCGCTGGCAACTCGCGAGCGACTTGCGCGACGTCGGTTACGACGCGGCCTACGTGCTGCCCAATTCCCTGAAATCCGCGCTGATTCCGTGGATGGCCGGCATTCCGCTGCGCATCGGCTATAGCGGCGAGAATCGCTTCGGCCTGTTGAACGTGCGTCACGCGAATCCGCGCAAGGACGAGCGTCCGCCGATGGTCGGCCATTACGCGGCGCTCGCGTATGCACCCGGCGCGAAGGTGCCCGCCGATCTCCCGGTGCCACGTCTCGACGCCGATCTGAACGAAGCGGCACGCGTGTCGGCGCGCTTCAATCTCGATACGCGCGTGCCACTGCTCGTGTTCTGTCCGGGCGCGGAATACGGTCCCGCGAAACGCTGGCCGCCCGAGCATTTCGCGGCGCTCGCGCAGATGGTCGGGCAGTCGTTTCCATACACGCAGATCGTCGCACTCGGTTCGCCGAAAGATGCGCCGGTCGCGCAGGCCATCGCCGACCGCGCGCCGAACGTGCGCAACCTGTGCGGCCAGACCGCGCTCGGCGAAGCGTGCGCGCTGATCGCGCGCGCGAACGCGGTGGTCTGCAACGACTCGGGGCTGATGCACGTCGCGGCAGCGCTGCGCCGGCCGCTCGTCGCGGTGTACGGTTCGACCGATCCGCGCCACACGCCGCCCCTGTCGGACCTCGCGAAGGTACAATGGCTGCATCTTGAATGCAGTCCCTGTTTCCAGCGCGAATGTCCGCTCGGCCATCTGAACTGCCTGCGGCAACTGGGCGCCGAGCAGGTATTCGGCGATCTGCGCGGCATGCTCGTCGCGCAACGCTGA
- a CDS encoding DUF2946 family protein, with product MDEIVRQALAKWPNVPHCTGWLLLDRRGNWRMRDEAAQARGASGEPIRHVALLGFINRNYDCDEHGQWFFQNGPQRVYVELGYTPWIVRLSVDESGQLALTDHAGNAFDPAAAWLDDEGGVLFSDTSTPARVAVLHDHDLDLFATHASLDDEGRGGDFAWRDGVALALQPMQRTEVARRFGFIASPAHGPASTAAAKDA from the coding sequence ATGGATGAAATCGTTCGCCAGGCGCTCGCCAAATGGCCCAACGTCCCGCATTGCACTGGCTGGCTGCTGCTCGACCGGCGCGGCAACTGGCGCATGCGCGACGAAGCGGCGCAGGCGCGCGGCGCGAGCGGCGAGCCGATTCGTCATGTGGCGCTGCTCGGCTTCATCAACCGCAATTACGACTGCGACGAGCACGGCCAGTGGTTTTTTCAGAACGGGCCGCAGCGCGTGTATGTCGAGCTGGGTTATACGCCGTGGATCGTGCGGCTGTCGGTCGATGAAAGCGGACAGCTTGCGTTGACCGATCACGCGGGCAACGCGTTCGATCCTGCCGCCGCATGGCTCGACGACGAAGGCGGCGTGCTGTTCAGCGACACGTCGACACCGGCGCGCGTCGCGGTGCTGCACGATCACGATCTCGATCTGTTCGCGACGCATGCGTCGCTCGACGACGAAGGTCGCGGCGGTGACTTCGCGTGGCGCGATGGTGTCGCGTTGGCGTTGCAGCCGATGCAACGGACGGAGGTCGCGCGACGGTTCGGTTTTATCGCGAGTCCTGCTCATGGTCCTGCCAGCACTGCTGCCGCGAAAGACGCGTGA
- a CDS encoding branched-chain amino acid transaminase, with translation MSMADRDGKIWMDGKLIDWRDANIHVLTHTLHYGMGVFEGVRAYKTVNGTAIFRLKEHTKRLLNSAKIFQMNVPFDHETLAAAQLEVVRENKLESCYIRPLIWIGSEALGVSAKNNTIHVAIAAWPWGAYLGEDGLNKGIRVKTSSFTRHHVNVSMVRAKASGWYVNSILANQEATADGYDEALLLDVDGYVSEGSGENFFLVNNGKLYTPDLASCLDGITRDSVITFARDAGIEVIEKRITRDEVYTADEAFFTGTAAEVTPIRELDNRTIGNGARGPITEKLQSAFFDVVAGKNPKYAHWLAKI, from the coding sequence ATGTCAATGGCCGACCGCGACGGCAAGATCTGGATGGATGGCAAGCTCATCGACTGGCGCGACGCCAACATCCACGTCCTCACCCACACGCTGCACTACGGGATGGGCGTATTCGAAGGCGTGCGTGCCTACAAGACGGTCAATGGCACCGCGATCTTCCGTCTGAAGGAACACACGAAGCGCCTGCTCAATTCGGCGAAGATCTTCCAGATGAACGTGCCGTTCGACCACGAAACGCTCGCCGCTGCGCAGCTCGAAGTGGTCCGCGAAAACAAGCTCGAAAGCTGCTACATCCGTCCGCTGATCTGGATCGGCTCCGAAGCGCTCGGCGTGTCGGCGAAGAACAACACGATTCACGTCGCGATCGCCGCGTGGCCGTGGGGCGCGTACCTCGGTGAAGACGGCCTCAACAAGGGTATCCGCGTGAAGACGTCGTCGTTCACGCGCCATCACGTGAACGTGTCGATGGTGCGCGCGAAGGCATCGGGCTGGTACGTGAACTCGATCCTCGCAAACCAGGAAGCGACCGCCGACGGCTACGACGAAGCGCTGCTGCTCGACGTCGACGGCTACGTGTCGGAAGGCTCCGGCGAAAACTTCTTCCTCGTGAACAACGGCAAGCTCTATACGCCGGATCTCGCGTCGTGCCTCGACGGCATTACGCGTGACAGCGTCATCACGTTCGCGCGCGATGCGGGCATCGAAGTGATCGAGAAGCGCATCACGCGCGACGAGGTCTACACCGCCGACGAAGCGTTCTTCACCGGCACCGCCGCCGAAGTCACGCCGATCCGCGAACTCGACAACCGGACGATCGGCAACGGCGCACGTGGCCCGATCACCGAAAAACTGCAGTCGGCGTTCTTCGACGTCGTCGCAGGCAAGAACCCGAAGTACGCCCACTGGCTGGCGAAGATCTGA